One part of the Ignisphaera cupida genome encodes these proteins:
- a CDS encoding isopentenyl phosphate kinase, which produces MLVNILKIGGSVITNKDVEYSLKISEVYRIAYEISKAYKYCTKHMILIHGGGSFGHSTVIEHGNVEKPYSIAQIIWFMKELNMIVTDALNAYGVPAVSFDTHAIFYRDFDGDLKCFYKPLEKALKKDIVVVLFGDIIFGDRDAEILSGDEIAWKLSTIFKPSRILFATDVDGVYDRNPEEPGSRLLEVVRISEVGSVDMESRKKVDVTGGMKAKILHGLRYWNSELREVLIFNGLKKDFIFKALCGESVLGSRVVL; this is translated from the coding sequence GTGCTGGTCAATATTTTAAAGATTGGAGGCTCAGTAATAACAAATAAGGATGTAGAGTATTCTCTAAAAATTAGTGAGGTGTATAGAATAGCTTATGAAATAAGCAAAGCCTACAAATACTGTACAAAACACATGATTTTAATACATGGTGGTGGTAGTTTTGGTCATTCAACAGTTATAGAGCATGGAAATGTGGAAAAACCTTATTCAATAGCTCAAATAATCTGGTTTATGAAAGAATTGAATATGATTGTTACAGACGCTTTAAACGCATATGGAGTTCCAGCAGTGTCTTTTGATACTCACGCAATTTTTTATCGAGATTTTGATGGAGATCTTAAATGTTTTTACAAACCTCTTGAAAAAGCTTTAAAGAAAGATATTGTGGTTGTGTTATTTGGAGATATAATTTTTGGTGATAGGGATGCAGAAATACTATCTGGCGATGAAATAGCGTGGAAATTATCAACAATTTTTAAACCAAGTAGAATACTATTTGCAACTGATGTTGATGGCGTCTATGATAGAAATCCAGAAGAGCCTGGTTCTCGTCTTTTAGAGGTTGTTAGAATTAGTGAAGTAGGTTCTGTAGATATGGAGTCTAGAAAAAAGGTTGATGTGACTGGGGGGATGAAGGCAAAAATTCTACATGGTTTAAGGTATTGGAATAGTGAGTTGAGGGAGGTTCTTATTTTTAATGGTCTTAAAAAAGATTTTATTTTTAAGGCTTTGTGTGGGGAGAGTGTTTTGGGGAGTAGGGTAGTATTATGA